The following are encoded together in the Bradyrhizobium genosp. L genome:
- a CDS encoding prepilin-type N-terminal cleavage/methylation domain-containing protein: MRSTCREPRATRAGFTLIEALVALALLLAFVSVLGPHLFYARRIADNIDGRVAAQTLLRTLLDAPVDRSLVGDGSRDGETGGLRWSITAEPMFIDAMVPPPQRDVPAAAAAAAADKKAEPNAKPENWIAFHLVATVSWAPGQTISADTLRLGSGAEQ, translated from the coding sequence TTGCGGTCGACCTGCCGTGAGCCGCGCGCGACGCGCGCCGGGTTCACCCTGATCGAGGCGCTGGTGGCGTTGGCGCTGCTGCTGGCGTTCGTGTCCGTGCTCGGTCCGCATCTGTTTTACGCGCGCCGCATCGCGGACAATATCGATGGTCGCGTCGCGGCCCAGACCTTGCTGCGCACGTTGCTCGATGCGCCGGTCGACCGGTCGCTCGTCGGAGACGGATCGCGTGACGGCGAGACCGGCGGCCTGCGCTGGTCGATCACGGCCGAGCCGATGTTCATCGATGCCATGGTGCCGCCGCCGCAACGCGACGTGCCGGCGGCGGCTGCGGCGGCTGCGGCGGACAAGAAGGCCGAGCCGAACGCCAAGCCTGAGAACTGGATCGCCTTCCATCTGGTCGCGACGGTGTCATGGGCGCCCGGACAGACGATCAGCGCCGATACGCTGCGGCTCGGATCGGGAGCCGAGCAATGA
- a CDS encoding PulJ/GspJ family protein, translating to MTARFRFGLRAAPGFTLIEVLAAVAIGSAVIAATAALINNVALNFDRRTGLAGRTDQLLLAVDRLAADLGSARQVQQSSAGSDATAAFNGDATEVKFITGSGATGGSLGEEVVSLQVEETDGVNCLVRRRAKWRGQRTPFASVALQDPVRLIEGQVDIGFAFASPGPDGTMAWSETWSGKPSLPRLVRLTIRDRASGADLLPGLQFAVRADAPIACAQPGANAKCVTGGKSDPSPQTAAAKDAPAKDAAATDTAEGARQ from the coding sequence ATGACCGCACGCTTTCGCTTCGGGCTGCGTGCGGCGCCCGGTTTCACCTTGATCGAGGTGCTTGCCGCGGTCGCCATCGGCTCCGCCGTGATTGCCGCGACCGCGGCGCTGATCAACAATGTTGCGCTGAATTTCGATCGCAGGACCGGGCTTGCGGGACGGACGGACCAGTTGCTGCTCGCTGTCGACCGCCTCGCGGCGGACCTTGGATCGGCGCGTCAGGTGCAGCAGTCCAGCGCCGGCAGCGATGCGACGGCAGCCTTCAACGGCGATGCCACCGAGGTGAAGTTCATCACCGGCAGCGGCGCAACCGGTGGGAGCCTGGGCGAGGAGGTGGTCAGCCTGCAGGTCGAGGAGACCGACGGTGTCAACTGCCTGGTCCGGCGCCGCGCGAAATGGCGCGGGCAACGCACGCCGTTTGCGAGCGTCGCGCTGCAGGACCCGGTCCGCCTGATCGAAGGGCAGGTCGATATCGGCTTTGCATTTGCAAGCCCGGGTCCAGACGGGACGATGGCGTGGAGCGAGACGTGGAGCGGGAAGCCGTCCCTGCCGCGGCTGGTGCGACTGACGATCCGGGATCGCGCGAGCGGGGCTGATCTCCTGCCCGGCCTTCAGTTCGCCGTGCGCGCCGACGCACCGATCGCCTGCGCGCAGCCGGGCGCCAATGCCAAATGCGTCACCGGAGGCAAGTCCGACCCGTCGCCGCAGACCGCAGCGGCAAAGGACGCACCGGCAAAGGATGCGGCGGCAACGGACACGGCTGAAGGAGCACGCCAATGA
- the gspM gene encoding type II secretion system protein GspM, producing the protein MLKTKLNFILKLDFDRDQGLAVGAFCALLLVCVIAIAGALQARSSAVAHLAEQHDELAALQARSHPAANRGAQAQNRAAPATAFLDAPTSGLAAAQFQTYLSDLATGQHAVVVSSGAPADRDDKSDAIKLQISLNATLPALQALLYRLESGAPYVFVDALLMQMGGSGDRAAADPVLKVNLTVHAFWRRKTA; encoded by the coding sequence GTGCTGAAAACGAAGCTCAATTTCATTCTCAAGCTCGATTTCGACCGCGATCAGGGCCTCGCGGTCGGGGCGTTCTGCGCGCTGCTGCTCGTCTGCGTGATCGCGATCGCGGGCGCGTTGCAGGCGAGGTCCAGTGCGGTCGCGCACCTCGCCGAGCAGCATGATGAGTTGGCGGCGCTGCAGGCGCGATCGCACCCGGCCGCCAATCGCGGCGCGCAGGCGCAAAACCGCGCCGCGCCGGCGACCGCCTTCCTGGATGCGCCGACCAGCGGCCTCGCCGCCGCGCAATTCCAGACCTACCTGTCCGACCTCGCCACCGGGCAGCACGCCGTCGTGGTCTCCTCCGGGGCTCCGGCTGATCGCGACGACAAGAGCGACGCGATCAAGCTGCAGATCTCGCTGAACGCCACGCTGCCGGCGCTGCAAGCCTTGCTCTATCGCCTCGAAAGCGGCGCGCCCTACGTCTTCGTCGACGCGTTGTTGATGCAGATGGGGGGATCCGGCGATCGCGCCGCCGCCGATCCGGTCCTGAAAGTCAATCTCACCGTGCACGCCTTCTGGCGTCGCAAGACCGCATGA
- a CDS encoding general secretion pathway protein GspK, whose protein sequence is MSSRRTQRGMVLLAVLWAIALCSALAMATSTTFRSLAGIVRIDRDRVQADGLTTAGIEAAAGIVASLHDAPLTERGTTLTFPTGSVRITVSDEGGRIDIGRAPVELLASLLRDVGADDDGAGTMAQRIVALREKEGQPRPGDAQQKPNDAQAQPNDAAKSQASADKPDQQAAPAASPFTDIAQLASVPGMQPEWMAAMAPMITVFGSETVNPLTAPVAVLRALPSFDAARLDSFLEMRSARLADPERLGFVLGAAQKYLKVQARHVVAVDLVASTTDGYTAAAKAFIVLLPEDKQPYRVVAWTPVSPFVRAGAMASLEAR, encoded by the coding sequence ATGAGCAGCCGACGTACGCAACGTGGAATGGTTCTGCTCGCCGTGCTGTGGGCGATTGCGCTGTGCTCCGCGCTCGCCATGGCGACGTCGACGACGTTTCGCAGCCTCGCGGGGATCGTGCGGATCGATCGCGACCGGGTGCAGGCCGATGGGCTGACGACTGCGGGGATCGAGGCCGCCGCCGGCATTGTCGCGTCGCTGCATGACGCGCCGCTGACCGAGCGTGGCACCACCCTGACATTTCCGACCGGCTCGGTCCGTATCACCGTGAGCGACGAGGGCGGCCGCATCGACATCGGCCGGGCGCCGGTCGAGCTGTTGGCGTCACTGCTGCGCGATGTCGGTGCTGATGACGACGGTGCCGGCACGATGGCGCAGCGGATCGTCGCGCTCCGCGAAAAGGAAGGGCAGCCGCGGCCCGGTGATGCGCAGCAGAAGCCGAACGATGCGCAAGCGCAGCCGAACGATGCGGCGAAGTCGCAGGCCTCGGCGGACAAGCCTGACCAGCAGGCCGCGCCGGCGGCGTCGCCGTTCACCGACATCGCGCAGCTTGCGAGCGTTCCCGGCATGCAGCCGGAATGGATGGCCGCGATGGCGCCGATGATCACGGTGTTCGGCAGCGAGACCGTCAATCCGCTCACCGCGCCGGTTGCGGTGCTGCGGGCGTTGCCGTCCTTCGATGCCGCGCGGCTCGACAGCTTCCTCGAGATGCGCAGCGCGCGGCTGGCCGATCCCGAACGTCTCGGCTTCGTCCTTGGCGCGGCGCAGAAATATCTGAAGGTTCAAGCGCGACATGTCGTTGCAGTCGACCTCGTCGCCAGCACCACCGATGGCTACACCGCCGCCGCCAAGGCCTTCATCGTGCTGCTGCCCGAGGACAAGCAGCCGTATCGGGTCGTGGCCTGGACCCCGGTCTCGCCATTCGTCAGGGCAGGCGCCATGGCCTCGCTGGAGGCGCGCTAG
- a CDS encoding type II secretion system F family protein, with protein sequence MPHYRYRALTKAGEVILGDVEAPSREEVLRRIEYLGHLPVEAEIAGRKALSAGVSSGGAPRQRELTTFLRLLALLLRSGLTLEAALQTLEEDTNKAVARFAGGLRSAVSGGDGFAEALERYNQIIEPIYIAMVRAGEASGKLEVVLRAIVEDRTRREQLSQRISGAIRYPMFLVGSALVILFFFLLYVVPQFESVFSELRGKLNSGAAFALTMSTWLRAHLNTFLGSCGAALLLGWLILRQPAARASLMAVLGAIPGVSGPMHDRRTARFIGTLGLLVENGVALPAALKILRDIMTEPRYAAAVEQVHEQVRNGRRFIEALAESDLVPPLAVRMLRVGDETGDLSAIAHHAAELYEQRLAIGLDRLMGAIGPITIIAVSIGIGTLIVSIMSALLSITELAM encoded by the coding sequence ATGCCGCATTATCGCTATCGCGCGTTGACCAAGGCCGGAGAGGTCATTCTCGGCGACGTCGAGGCGCCCTCGCGCGAGGAGGTGCTGCGGCGGATCGAGTATCTCGGCCATCTGCCGGTCGAAGCCGAGATCGCGGGCCGCAAGGCGCTCAGTGCCGGCGTCTCGAGCGGGGGAGCTCCCCGGCAGCGCGAGCTGACGACCTTTCTTCGCCTGCTGGCGCTATTGCTGCGCTCCGGATTGACGCTGGAGGCGGCGCTGCAGACCTTGGAGGAGGACACCAACAAGGCGGTCGCTCGCTTTGCCGGCGGATTGCGCTCGGCGGTTTCGGGCGGCGACGGCTTTGCCGAGGCGCTGGAGCGATACAATCAGATCATCGAGCCGATCTACATCGCGATGGTGCGTGCCGGTGAGGCGTCAGGCAAGCTGGAAGTGGTGTTGCGGGCAATCGTCGAGGACCGGACGCGGCGCGAGCAGCTCTCGCAGCGGATCTCGGGCGCGATCCGCTATCCCATGTTCCTGGTCGGATCGGCCCTGGTCATCCTGTTCTTCTTCCTGCTCTATGTGGTGCCGCAGTTTGAATCGGTGTTCTCCGAGCTGCGCGGAAAACTCAATTCCGGCGCCGCATTCGCGCTCACGATGTCGACCTGGCTGCGCGCCCATCTCAACACCTTCCTCGGCAGCTGCGGCGCGGCGCTGTTGCTGGGTTGGTTGATCCTGCGCCAGCCGGCCGCGCGGGCGTCGCTGATGGCCGTGCTCGGCGCCATCCCCGGCGTGTCCGGGCCGATGCACGACCGCCGGACGGCCCGGTTCATCGGCACGCTCGGGCTTCTGGTCGAGAACGGCGTCGCATTGCCAGCCGCGCTGAAGATCCTGCGCGACATCATGACCGAGCCCCGCTATGCGGCGGCGGTCGAACAGGTGCACGAGCAGGTGCGGAATGGGCGCCGTTTCATCGAGGCGCTCGCCGAGAGCGACCTGGTGCCGCCGCTCGCGGTGCGCATGCTGCGCGTCGGCGACGAGACCGGCGATTTGTCGGCGATCGCGCATCACGCCGCGGAGCTTTATGAGCAACGGCTCGCCATCGGCCTCGACCGGCTGATGGGCGCGATCGGGCCGATCACCATCATCGCGGTCAGCATCGGCATCGGGACGCTGATCGTGTCGATCATGAGCGCGCTGCTCAGCATCACCGAGCTTGCGATGTAG
- a CDS encoding prepilin-type N-terminal cleavage/methylation domain-containing protein yields the protein MTRANGRGWCAGFTLIEMMAVMLIISMLASLVLAMIPGTGRGQLKALTLESAALLRRERLAAILSGESRRVSLDGSARTLVGRSGVIAIPRDVVLDVVGVDEVWSGRQAVVRFEPDGASSGAVLKFSWENVRYEVDVNWYNGRVAVDLP from the coding sequence ATGACGCGAGCGAACGGCAGAGGTTGGTGCGCAGGGTTCACCCTGATCGAGATGATGGCGGTGATGCTGATCATCTCGATGCTGGCGTCGCTGGTGCTGGCCATGATTCCGGGCACCGGGCGCGGTCAGCTGAAGGCATTGACGCTGGAGAGCGCCGCGCTGCTGCGGCGCGAACGGCTCGCCGCGATCCTCTCCGGCGAAAGCCGCCGGGTGTCGCTCGACGGCAGTGCGCGGACGCTGGTCGGGCGCAGCGGGGTGATCGCCATTCCGCGCGACGTCGTGCTCGACGTGGTCGGGGTGGACGAAGTGTGGTCGGGACGCCAGGCGGTCGTCCGGTTCGAACCGGATGGCGCCTCCAGCGGCGCGGTGTTGAAGTTCTCGTGGGAGAATGTGCGCTATGAGGTCGACGTCAACTGGTATAACGGCCGCGTTGCGGTCGACCTGCCGTGA
- a CDS encoding GspE/PulE family protein: MAATSAVPPIDFMAYLAGKGALRDGKDDGAGRGRNADGSAGSVDWSAVTKLTPSALADELASFYRCDRVRRDDLVDGRFAGSEMSTRFLKEERLFPYESTAGALHLAVAAPVDRETLRAVELVLRRSIALAVATVDDLEAALSLRLEPDRQTDAAPEAGTGAGEDNLDNLRDLARGAPVVRALDDLLRLAVEQRATDLHIEPAGNVLQVRLRVDGMLKHVPAPAMSMAKGILSRLKIMAGLNITERRLAQDGRAHIVVGGNEIDLRVATMPTMYGECAVIRLLRKGAGLVSLDQIGLSARDEAILRKALQAPYGMVIVTGPTGSGKTTTLAASLAVINEPTRKILTIEDPVEYQIPGITQAQVHPGIGLTFASALRSFMRLDPDVIMVGEMRDSETAHIGVHAALTGHLVLTTLHTNTAAGAITRMIDMGIESFLLASCARVIVAQRLVRILCDHCKESYRLSAADIAADDRYTALGIEAGEVVCRPKGCDWCNVTGFRGRKGVFEIMEIGPALRRSIGPKTDASELEAAARREGMISMTEDGVTKLRAGQTTLDEIFRLTMSL; this comes from the coding sequence ATGGCTGCGACGTCGGCCGTGCCGCCGATCGATTTCATGGCATATCTCGCCGGCAAGGGCGCGTTGCGCGACGGCAAGGACGACGGTGCCGGTCGTGGTCGCAACGCGGACGGATCGGCCGGCAGCGTCGATTGGAGCGCGGTCACGAAGCTCACGCCGTCCGCGCTGGCTGACGAACTGGCCAGTTTCTACCGGTGCGACCGGGTCCGCCGCGACGATCTGGTGGATGGACGCTTCGCTGGCAGCGAGATGTCGACGCGGTTCCTCAAGGAAGAGCGGCTGTTTCCCTACGAGAGCACGGCTGGAGCGTTGCATCTTGCCGTGGCCGCGCCGGTGGACCGTGAAACGTTGCGGGCGGTCGAGCTCGTGCTGCGCCGATCGATCGCACTCGCGGTGGCGACCGTCGATGATCTGGAGGCCGCACTTTCGCTGCGGCTGGAGCCCGATCGGCAGACCGACGCCGCGCCTGAAGCCGGCACCGGGGCGGGGGAGGACAACCTCGACAATCTGCGCGATCTCGCGCGCGGTGCGCCGGTGGTGCGGGCGCTCGACGATCTCCTGCGCCTGGCGGTGGAGCAGCGCGCGACCGATCTGCATATCGAGCCGGCCGGCAATGTGTTGCAGGTTCGGCTGCGCGTCGACGGCATGCTCAAGCACGTGCCGGCCCCGGCGATGAGCATGGCCAAGGGAATTCTCTCGCGCCTCAAGATCATGGCCGGTCTCAACATCACCGAGCGCCGTTTGGCGCAGGACGGGCGCGCGCACATCGTGGTCGGCGGCAACGAGATCGATCTCCGCGTCGCGACGATGCCGACGATGTACGGTGAATGCGCCGTCATCAGGCTGTTGCGCAAAGGCGCCGGCCTGGTGTCGCTCGACCAGATCGGCCTCAGCGCACGCGACGAGGCGATCCTGCGCAAGGCGTTGCAGGCCCCCTATGGAATGGTCATCGTCACCGGGCCGACCGGGTCGGGCAAGACGACGACGCTCGCGGCGTCGCTTGCGGTGATCAACGAGCCCACCCGCAAGATCCTGACCATCGAGGACCCCGTCGAGTATCAGATTCCGGGCATCACCCAGGCCCAGGTGCATCCGGGCATCGGACTGACGTTCGCATCCGCCCTGCGTTCGTTCATGCGGCTCGATCCCGACGTCATCATGGTGGGCGAAATGCGGGACTCCGAGACCGCCCATATCGGCGTTCATGCGGCGCTGACCGGCCATCTGGTGCTGACGACGCTGCACACCAACACCGCCGCCGGCGCCATCACGCGCATGATCGACATGGGGATCGAGAGCTTCCTGCTGGCGTCGTGCGCGCGGGTGATCGTGGCGCAGCGGCTGGTGCGGATTCTGTGCGACCACTGCAAGGAAAGCTACCGCTTGTCGGCTGCCGATATCGCGGCCGACGACCGCTACACTGCGCTCGGCATCGAGGCGGGGGAGGTGGTCTGCCGGCCCAAGGGGTGTGACTGGTGCAACGTCACCGGCTTCCGCGGCCGCAAGGGCGTGTTCGAGATCATGGAGATCGGCCCGGCGCTGCGACGCTCGATCGGCCCGAAGACCGATGCCTCGGAGCTCGAGGCCGCGGCCCGACGCGAGGGCATGATCTCGATGACCGAGGACGGTGTCACGAAACTGCGCGCCGGGCAGACCACGCTCGACGAAATCTTCCGCCTGACCATGAGCCTGTAG
- a CDS encoding PilN domain-containing protein has protein sequence MNIDVIMRRWIEILAQLWLGWQERRRARQWMRIRSDGDEWIVEDAKGAVRTTPGAGAALPDEILRAAQKSFVVLQLPAADIVSRAMTVPAQARDLLSGIVRNQFERLYPWRASQAAYGFDAVAGDDPNVLNVQVLATSRATLDEACGALGVLGLRVDRVVACGGRADAAPEITLWSRLADATDTSLSRTRRTIGGLMAAAVGVTIVVNVWAFMSAASADSESDEVGARIAALQRQIKGASSRAQIAALPPAERAQAMKETSPVAVVVVEALSRALPETSYLTELNMDGPTLRLVGLAGDAPALIAPLEQSGHFKDVHFFAPTTRNADGGHFVFHIEARVEPHLAIDGE, from the coding sequence GTGAATATCGATGTGATCATGCGGCGTTGGATCGAGATCCTGGCTCAGCTGTGGTTGGGTTGGCAGGAGCGGCGCCGCGCCCGGCAGTGGATGAGGATCCGCAGCGACGGCGACGAATGGATCGTCGAGGACGCCAAGGGGGCGGTCAGGACGACGCCCGGTGCCGGCGCCGCGTTGCCGGATGAGATCCTCCGCGCCGCGCAGAAATCCTTCGTCGTTCTGCAGCTTCCCGCCGCCGATATCGTCTCGCGGGCGATGACCGTTCCGGCGCAGGCGCGGGACCTGCTCTCCGGCATCGTGCGCAATCAGTTCGAGCGGCTGTATCCGTGGCGGGCGAGCCAGGCCGCTTATGGCTTCGATGCCGTGGCCGGCGACGACCCGAACGTCCTCAATGTGCAGGTCCTTGCCACCTCGCGCGCCACGCTCGACGAGGCGTGCGGCGCGCTCGGCGTGCTGGGCTTGCGGGTCGACCGTGTCGTGGCGTGCGGCGGCCGCGCGGATGCAGCGCCTGAGATCACGCTGTGGTCCCGCCTTGCGGATGCGACCGACACCAGCCTGTCGCGGACACGCAGGACGATCGGCGGCCTGATGGCCGCGGCGGTCGGCGTGACCATCGTCGTGAACGTCTGGGCTTTCATGAGCGCGGCGTCCGCGGACAGCGAAAGCGACGAGGTCGGTGCGCGCATTGCGGCCCTGCAACGTCAGATCAAGGGCGCCTCCTCGCGCGCGCAGATCGCAGCGCTCCCCCCCGCCGAACGGGCGCAGGCCATGAAGGAAACCTCGCCGGTCGCGGTGGTCGTGGTCGAGGCACTGTCGCGCGCGCTTCCCGAGACGTCCTACCTGACGGAGCTGAACATGGATGGCCCGACCTTGCGCCTCGTCGGCCTGGCCGGCGACGCGCCGGCGCTGATCGCGCCGCTCGAACAGTCCGGGCACTTCAAGGATGTGCATTTCTTCGCGCCCACGACGCGCAATGCCGATGGCGGCCATTTCGTGTTTCACATCGAGGCGCGCGTCGAGCCGCACCTTGCGATCGATGGAGAGTGA